Proteins encoded in a region of the Microbacterium neungamense genome:
- the rpmG gene encoding 50S ribosomal protein L33, which translates to MAKKAQDVRPIIKLRSTAGTGYTYVTKKNRRNTPDRLVLKKYDPVVRKHVEFREER; encoded by the coding sequence ATGGCGAAGAAGGCTCAGGACGTTCGTCCGATCATCAAGCTGCGCTCGACGGCGGGCACCGGTTACACCTACGTGACCAAGAAGAACCGCCGCAACACCCCGGACCGTCTCGTGCTGAAGAAGTACGACCCGGTCGTCCGCAAGCACGTCGAATTCCGCGAGGAGCGTTAA
- the rpmB gene encoding 50S ribosomal protein L28 produces the protein MAAVCQVTGAVPGFGHNISHSHRRTKRRFDPNVQKKTYYVPTLGRKVTLNVSAKGMKVIDVRGIDNVVKDLLAKGVKL, from the coding sequence ATGGCAGCAGTGTGCCAGGTGACCGGTGCTGTTCCCGGCTTCGGTCACAACATCTCGCACTCGCACCGCCGGACGAAGCGCCGCTTCGACCCGAACGTGCAGAAGAAGACCTACTACGTGCCGACCCTCGGTCGTAAGGTCACCCTCAACGTGTCCGCCAAGGGCATGAAGGTGATCGACGTCCGCGGCATCGACAACGTCGTGAAGGATCTGCTTGCGAAGGGTGTGAAGCTCTGA
- a CDS encoding carbohydrate ABC transporter permease: MSAPRASASWGARLAIGGGVLLAVLLQLLPFYITVTSALKARSDLSSQWAFPIGAWHWQNFATAVEEGHILRAIGNSAIVTGSTTVLVCLLGALAAYPLARRPTRGNRLVFAGIVGLIMVPPLSILVPLYSMMNQLKAVNTFWGTILVMVAMQLPLAIFLYASFMRGLPLSIEEAASVDGANAVQLLFRIVFPMLKPVTATVVILTGVAVWNEYAISVYLMRSPEMRTIAPAIGTFFATSSSDLGAAAAASLLSVLPVLVVYLLLQRYFIKGMVAGAEK; the protein is encoded by the coding sequence GTGAGCGCGCCCCGGGCATCCGCCTCCTGGGGCGCGCGGCTCGCCATCGGCGGAGGCGTGCTCCTGGCCGTGCTGCTGCAGCTGCTGCCGTTCTACATCACGGTGACCTCGGCGCTGAAGGCGCGCAGCGACCTGTCCTCGCAGTGGGCGTTCCCGATCGGGGCGTGGCACTGGCAGAACTTCGCCACCGCTGTCGAGGAGGGGCACATCCTGCGCGCGATCGGGAACAGCGCGATCGTGACCGGGAGCACAACCGTGCTGGTGTGCCTGCTCGGGGCGCTCGCCGCCTACCCGCTGGCGCGCCGCCCCACGCGGGGGAACCGGCTCGTCTTCGCCGGCATCGTCGGGCTGATCATGGTGCCGCCGCTGTCCATCCTCGTGCCGCTGTACTCGATGATGAACCAGTTGAAGGCGGTGAACACGTTCTGGGGCACCATCCTGGTGATGGTGGCGATGCAGTTGCCGCTGGCGATCTTCCTGTACGCCTCGTTCATGCGCGGCCTGCCGCTGTCGATCGAGGAGGCGGCATCCGTCGACGGGGCGAATGCGGTGCAGCTGCTGTTCCGCATCGTGTTCCCGATGCTCAAGCCGGTTACCGCGACCGTGGTGATCCTCACCGGTGTGGCGGTGTGGAACGAGTACGCCATCAGCGTCTATCTCATGCGCAGCCCCGAGATGCGCACCATCGCACCGGCGATCGGGACGTTCTTCGCGACCTCGTCCAGCGACCTCGGGGCCGCGGCCGCGGCATCCCTCCTCTCCGTGCTGCCGGTGCTGGTGGTCTACCTCCTGCTGCAGCGCTACTTCATCAAGGGGATGGTGGCAGGGGCCGAGAAGTGA
- a CDS encoding carbohydrate ABC transporter permease, with protein MTATTAVTVPKGERGTRGAVPRFAGRGLNLLYLPALAVLGLFMLWPLLNGVLLSLTDWNGYSAARDLVGAANYLRLFEDPNFRTALGNTFIYGFGSTLVQQVIGLALALALDRAVRGRNLARAIIYLPVLVSPVVMGTMYYLFFAYNSGGLNDLVIALGGQRTAWLSEVGTAIALIVAVNSLQFVGVSMVIYLAGLQSIPTMYFEAARIDGASSIQSFLRITVPMLQPAFATSIVLNLIGGLKLFDVIQVLTGGGPGYATNSVSTLIAKMYFDNQSAGYASAMGVVLFLMIAVFTLVLNTVLNRRRLELL; from the coding sequence ATGACGGCGACCACCGCGGTGACGGTGCCGAAGGGCGAACGGGGGACCAGGGGGGCGGTCCCCCGTTTCGCTGGTCGGGGGCTGAACCTGCTCTACCTGCCCGCGCTCGCCGTGCTCGGCCTGTTCATGCTGTGGCCGCTCCTGAACGGCGTGCTGCTGTCGCTGACCGACTGGAACGGGTACAGCGCGGCGCGCGACCTGGTCGGCGCGGCGAACTACCTGCGGCTGTTCGAGGACCCGAACTTCCGCACCGCCCTCGGCAACACCTTCATCTACGGCTTCGGGTCGACGCTCGTGCAGCAGGTGATCGGCCTCGCGCTCGCGCTCGCGCTGGACCGCGCGGTGCGCGGGCGCAACCTCGCCCGCGCGATCATCTACCTGCCCGTGCTCGTCTCGCCGGTGGTGATGGGCACGATGTACTACCTGTTCTTCGCGTACAACTCCGGCGGGCTGAACGACCTCGTGATCGCCCTCGGCGGGCAGCGCACCGCCTGGCTCAGCGAGGTCGGCACGGCCATCGCGCTCATCGTCGCGGTCAACTCGCTGCAGTTCGTCGGCGTCTCGATGGTGATCTACCTGGCCGGGCTGCAGTCCATCCCGACGATGTACTTCGAAGCCGCGCGGATCGACGGCGCGAGCAGCATCCAGTCCTTCCTGCGCATCACCGTGCCGATGCTGCAGCCGGCTTTCGCGACCAGCATCGTGCTCAACCTCATCGGCGGCCTGAAGCTGTTCGACGTCATCCAGGTGCTCACCGGCGGCGGGCCGGGGTACGCGACGAATTCGGTGTCGACTCTGATCGCGAAGATGTACTTCGACAACCAGAGCGCCGGCTACGCCTCCGCGATGGGCGTCGTGCTGTTCCTGATGATCGCGGTGTTCACCCTCGTGCTGAACACCGTGCTGAACCGCCGGCGCCTGGAGCTGCTGTGA
- a CDS encoding ABC transporter substrate-binding protein encodes MKHPVAALALISVTGLALTACTGGGSGGDEVSLEVQTNFGSTDPSLDVLQEITDRYLEEHPGVAIDLVPSTDTYEADVKVRLASGDVPDIWATHGWSLLRYAEFLEPLDGQPWAENFNEALAPAMKDEDGRFYALPIETDVAGIVYNAEVLESAGIDPASLTDWDAFGAALQKLKDAGVIPISSSGKDSWFAGNITDFIGSGDFSEEAFEGFKDGTFDEAGYTRIMEMIDTWRQNGYFNPDYSSATMDDLGRSLAEGKTAFIFVQNYLVATALEFNPVARIAYMPIPSQTGQPFLVGGEGRAYGVAKDSPDKEQALDYLAFLAEPENLGVLAASIGGIPGLTNAESDLGVLTESYETFVAPGEVPLKPYFDRVYLPNGIWDTMVSTTDGVITGQMTPADAVAQMKSSFDSLQ; translated from the coding sequence ATGAAGCATCCCGTCGCCGCCCTGGCGCTGATCTCCGTCACCGGACTGGCGCTCACCGCCTGCACGGGGGGAGGTTCCGGCGGCGACGAGGTCTCGCTCGAGGTGCAGACGAACTTCGGCTCGACCGATCCGTCCCTCGACGTGCTGCAGGAGATCACCGACCGGTACCTCGAGGAGCACCCCGGGGTGGCCATCGACCTGGTGCCCTCCACCGACACCTACGAGGCCGACGTCAAGGTGCGCCTCGCCTCGGGCGACGTGCCGGACATCTGGGCCACGCACGGGTGGTCGCTGCTGCGCTACGCGGAGTTCCTCGAGCCGCTGGACGGCCAGCCCTGGGCGGAGAACTTCAACGAGGCGCTCGCACCGGCCATGAAGGACGAGGACGGCCGGTTCTACGCCCTGCCGATCGAGACCGACGTGGCGGGCATCGTCTACAACGCCGAGGTGCTGGAGTCCGCGGGCATCGACCCGGCGTCCCTCACCGACTGGGACGCGTTCGGAGCGGCCCTGCAGAAGCTGAAGGATGCCGGGGTCATCCCGATCTCCTCCTCCGGCAAGGACAGCTGGTTCGCCGGCAACATCACCGACTTCATCGGCTCGGGTGACTTCAGCGAGGAGGCGTTCGAAGGGTTCAAGGACGGCACCTTCGACGAGGCCGGGTACACCCGGATCATGGAGATGATCGACACCTGGCGGCAGAACGGGTACTTCAACCCGGACTACTCGTCCGCGACCATGGACGACCTCGGGCGGTCGCTCGCGGAGGGGAAGACGGCGTTCATCTTCGTGCAGAACTACCTCGTCGCCACCGCGCTGGAGTTCAACCCGGTTGCGCGCATCGCGTACATGCCCATCCCGTCGCAGACCGGGCAGCCGTTCCTGGTCGGCGGCGAGGGCCGCGCGTACGGGGTCGCGAAGGACTCGCCGGACAAGGAGCAGGCCCTCGACTACCTCGCCTTCCTCGCCGAGCCGGAGAACCTCGGGGTGCTGGCCGCGTCCATCGGCGGCATCCCCGGCCTGACGAACGCCGAGAGCGACCTGGGCGTGCTGACCGAGAGCTACGAGACCTTCGTCGCACCGGGGGAGGTGCCTCTGAAGCCGTACTTCGATCGCGTGTACCTGCCCAACGGGATCTGGGACACCATGGTGTCGACCACGGATGGCGTCATCACGGGCCAGATGACCCCGGCGGATGCAGTCGCGCAGATGAAGTCGAGTTTCGACTCGCTGCAATGA
- a CDS encoding Gfo/Idh/MocA family protein: protein MAFTLGMVGAGQFAGQFATLFHHHPGVSAVHVTDVIRSRADDLVASAGLAGTFDSFEDMLASPIDAVAIFTQRWTHGPLVVQALRAGKHVYSAVPMAVSAEEIAAIIEAVRETGLTYMMGETSYYNPATVFARAKLAEGAFGRLFYGEGDYVHDMDLGFYEAYQYSGGEDWRSTASYPPLLYPTHSIGGVLGAWPTHATAVSAIGVVDERGDGVFDRDVSQFDNDFSNATALFELAGGGSMRINEFRRVGYPTHLRESRFRWFGTEGSFEQLARTTVWQTREGVEDISHLIDTHASASVDDPSLAHVAPALREAFVSGYAAIHDRERIPEELRRLPNGHEGSHHFLVDDFVRAVTDGTLPPVNAWQAARFTLPGVIAHESARRGGERLRIPDMGDADAG, encoded by the coding sequence ATGGCGTTCACACTGGGGATGGTCGGCGCAGGCCAGTTCGCCGGTCAGTTCGCCACACTCTTCCATCATCATCCGGGTGTCTCCGCCGTGCACGTCACGGACGTCATCCGCTCCCGCGCCGACGACCTCGTCGCCAGCGCCGGGCTGGCCGGCACCTTCGACAGCTTCGAGGACATGCTGGCCTCGCCGATCGACGCCGTCGCGATCTTCACCCAGCGGTGGACGCACGGCCCGCTCGTGGTGCAGGCGCTGCGCGCCGGGAAGCACGTGTACTCGGCGGTGCCGATGGCGGTGTCGGCGGAGGAGATCGCAGCGATCATCGAGGCGGTGCGGGAGACCGGGCTGACCTACATGATGGGCGAGACCAGCTACTACAACCCGGCCACGGTGTTCGCCCGCGCCAAGCTCGCCGAGGGCGCGTTCGGGCGCCTCTTCTACGGCGAAGGCGACTACGTCCACGACATGGATCTCGGCTTCTACGAGGCATATCAGTATTCCGGTGGCGAGGACTGGCGGTCGACCGCGAGCTACCCGCCGCTGCTGTACCCGACGCACTCGATCGGCGGGGTGCTCGGCGCCTGGCCTACCCACGCCACCGCGGTGTCGGCGATCGGCGTGGTCGACGAGCGCGGCGACGGCGTCTTCGACCGCGACGTCAGCCAGTTCGACAACGACTTCTCCAACGCCACCGCCCTGTTCGAGCTGGCCGGCGGCGGCTCGATGCGGATCAACGAGTTCCGCCGCGTCGGCTACCCCACGCACCTGCGCGAATCGCGGTTCCGCTGGTTCGGCACGGAGGGCTCGTTCGAGCAGCTCGCCCGCACCACGGTGTGGCAGACCAGGGAGGGGGTGGAGGACATCTCGCACCTGATCGACACCCACGCCTCGGCATCCGTCGACGACCCGTCGCTCGCGCACGTGGCACCCGCGCTGCGCGAGGCGTTCGTGTCCGGCTACGCCGCGATCCACGACCGCGAGCGCATCCCCGAGGAGCTGCGCCGCCTGCCGAACGGGCACGAGGGCAGCCACCACTTCCTCGTCGACGACTTCGTGCGCGCGGTCACCGACGGCACTCTGCCGCCCGTGAACGCCTGGCAGGCGGCCCGCTTCACGCTCCCCGGCGTGATCGCGCACGAGTCCGCGCGCCGCGGCGGGGAGCGGCTGCGCATCCCGGACATGGGGGACGCGGATGCCGGGTGA
- a CDS encoding LacI family DNA-binding transcriptional regulator, with translation MPGERRARSVTRADVARYAGVSTAVVSYVLNDGPKPVAPLTRERVLDAVRVLGYRPNAAARALSMGSADMFGLLVHDNRNPFFAELCHALDKASADQGRSLLIVNSDRDQADPGEQIRELAARQVDALLIATVLTAGEQALVASLNIPTVMIGQFGETEGLAGVGVDFCRGAREVVEHLIGHGYQDIAFVGSAARYDERERGWSEALSAARLPLGPLIHTPFTYQGGYEAGVRLANAERMPRGVLAASDQIAIGMLTALHEHGVRVPEDIAVASFDGTVPADFVWPRLTTAVQPLAEMAETAIAALVNPDPERRFHELTTRLRVRESCGCTSASGS, from the coding sequence ATGCCGGGTGAGCGCCGAGCGCGCTCGGTGACGCGCGCGGACGTGGCCCGCTACGCGGGCGTGAGCACCGCCGTCGTCAGCTACGTGCTCAATGACGGCCCGAAGCCGGTCGCACCGCTCACCCGGGAGCGGGTGCTCGACGCGGTGCGCGTGCTCGGGTACCGGCCGAATGCGGCCGCGCGGGCGCTGTCGATGGGATCGGCCGACATGTTCGGCCTGCTCGTGCACGACAACCGGAACCCGTTCTTCGCCGAGCTCTGCCACGCCCTGGACAAGGCGAGCGCCGACCAGGGCCGGTCGCTGCTGATCGTGAACTCCGACCGCGACCAGGCCGACCCGGGCGAGCAGATCCGCGAGCTCGCCGCGCGTCAGGTGGACGCGCTCCTGATCGCCACCGTGCTCACCGCCGGGGAGCAGGCGCTCGTGGCGTCGCTGAACATTCCGACGGTGATGATCGGGCAGTTCGGCGAGACCGAGGGGCTCGCCGGGGTCGGCGTGGACTTCTGCCGGGGCGCGCGCGAGGTCGTCGAGCATCTGATCGGGCACGGCTACCAGGACATCGCGTTCGTCGGCAGCGCCGCCCGCTACGACGAGCGCGAGCGCGGCTGGTCGGAGGCGCTGTCGGCCGCGCGCCTGCCGCTGGGCCCGCTCATCCACACTCCGTTCACGTACCAGGGCGGCTACGAGGCCGGCGTGCGGCTCGCGAACGCCGAGCGGATGCCGCGGGGCGTGCTGGCCGCATCCGATCAGATCGCGATCGGGATGCTCACCGCGCTGCACGAGCACGGCGTGCGGGTGCCGGAGGACATCGCAGTGGCCTCCTTCGACGGCACCGTCCCCGCCGACTTCGTCTGGCCGCGGCTCACCACCGCCGTGCAGCCGCTCGCCGAGATGGCGGAGACGGCGATCGCAGCGCTGGTGAACCCGGACCCGGAGCGGCGCTTCCACGAGCTGACCACGCGCCTGCGGGTGCGGGAGTCCTGCGGCTGCACCTCGGCATCCGGGAGCTGA
- a CDS encoding DNA-3-methyladenine glycosylase, producing the protein MSATLRRAGRDDLLGLPLEVAPRLLGGELRTVVDGAQVRLRLTEVEAYHGRGTGDQPDPGSHARMGRTARNATMWGEPGHLYIYLSHGIHSCVNVVCAPDGVAGGVLLRAAEVVGGTDAAAARSGRTGRDLARGPGRLGQVSGLRHPRHDGIDAVTGMPLHGATAELWLGDPLPDVATGPRVGVAGHAGTQAFPWRFWIPGDPTVSPFRWGRGAAAAASAG; encoded by the coding sequence GTGAGCGCGACCCTGCGTCGCGCCGGCCGCGACGACCTCCTCGGCCTGCCGCTCGAGGTCGCCCCGCGGCTCCTCGGCGGCGAGCTGCGCACCGTCGTCGACGGCGCCCAGGTGCGGCTGCGGCTCACCGAGGTGGAGGCCTATCACGGCCGCGGCACCGGCGATCAGCCCGACCCCGGCTCGCACGCCCGCATGGGCCGTACCGCCCGCAACGCCACCATGTGGGGCGAGCCGGGGCACCTGTACATCTATCTCAGCCACGGCATCCACTCCTGCGTCAACGTGGTCTGCGCCCCGGACGGGGTCGCCGGCGGGGTGCTGCTGCGCGCCGCCGAAGTCGTCGGCGGGACGGATGCCGCGGCGGCCCGCTCCGGCCGCACCGGCCGCGACCTCGCCCGCGGGCCCGGCCGGCTCGGCCAGGTGTCGGGGCTGCGGCATCCGCGCCACGACGGCATCGACGCCGTCACGGGCATGCCGCTGCACGGCGCGACGGCGGAGCTGTGGCTCGGCGACCCGCTCCCCGATGTCGCGACCGGCCCGCGGGTCGGCGTCGCCGGCCACGCCGGCACCCAGGCGTTCCCATGGCGGTTCTGGATCCCGGGCGACCCGACGGTCTCGCCGTTCCGCTGGGGCCGTGGGGCGGCCGCCGCGGCATCCGCCGGCTGA
- a CDS encoding Ig-like domain-containing protein — MSEHRVAERDETRSAGRSVSSRGASRRFPLTLLAVLGILALVVGVLGVVSLVQGPRLSDVQASPAEAIETSGSRVILTANQALAEVDPEQVTVEPAAPFTVDAAGRSIGIRFTAPLDDATDYTVRVSDVTAAGGGPAADLATSFRTPAAQIFLLQRSADGEDRIFSTDLTGEKGVPVFAHPRISDFRSTPDALVVAVEEEDGSRLLVMDRDGSGQRELELPGEGHVSSVQVSDRGGLVGYSYSDRELTDTSGRASILVTQPLSGTGAPRIVEVGGAEASVADWEFVPDSSSLLFIDFDGALAVEDPTSDEGVKPLGLAASILGISRGTYTAIVERTDASLVELNLLDGSEQPLAPTDPDYGRPTTIVPYPGGTLRHVVQRDDSGMPTGQAVIRVDADGRAAPIAEVSGTDAILQACASPSGQYAGVVVAPDLPTNPYDDLLLPLPTTLHTRLIDLAGEQELPTLNGFDISWCRVAPRP, encoded by the coding sequence TTGAGCGAGCACCGCGTAGCGGAGCGAGACGAAACGCGTTCCGCCGGTCGGAGCGTTTCGTCTCGTGGGGCGAGCCGCCGCTTCCCGCTGACGCTCCTCGCCGTCCTCGGCATCCTCGCCCTCGTGGTCGGGGTGCTGGGCGTCGTCAGCCTGGTGCAGGGACCGCGGCTGAGCGACGTCCAGGCCTCACCCGCCGAGGCGATCGAGACCTCCGGCAGCCGGGTCATCCTCACCGCGAACCAGGCGCTCGCCGAGGTCGATCCCGAGCAGGTCACCGTCGAGCCCGCCGCCCCCTTCACCGTCGACGCGGCCGGGCGCAGCATCGGCATCCGCTTCACCGCCCCGCTCGACGACGCCACCGACTACACCGTGCGGGTCTCCGACGTCACCGCCGCCGGCGGCGGCCCGGCCGCCGACCTCGCCACGAGCTTCCGCACCCCGGCCGCGCAGATCTTCCTGCTGCAGCGCTCCGCGGACGGCGAGGACCGCATCTTCAGCACCGACCTCACCGGCGAGAAGGGCGTGCCGGTGTTCGCGCACCCGCGGATCAGCGACTTCCGCAGCACCCCCGACGCTCTCGTGGTCGCGGTCGAGGAGGAGGACGGCTCCCGGCTGCTGGTGATGGACCGCGACGGATCCGGCCAGCGCGAGCTGGAGCTGCCCGGGGAGGGCCACGTCTCCTCGGTGCAGGTCTCCGACCGCGGCGGCCTCGTCGGCTACAGCTACTCCGACCGCGAGCTCACCGACACCTCCGGCCGCGCCAGCATCCTCGTCACCCAGCCGCTCAGCGGCACCGGCGCCCCGCGCATCGTCGAGGTCGGCGGCGCGGAGGCCAGCGTCGCCGACTGGGAGTTCGTGCCCGACTCGTCCTCCCTCCTGTTCATCGACTTCGACGGCGCCCTCGCCGTCGAGGACCCGACCTCGGACGAGGGCGTCAAGCCGCTCGGCCTCGCCGCGAGCATCCTCGGCATCAGCCGCGGCACCTACACCGCGATCGTGGAGCGCACGGATGCCTCGCTCGTCGAGCTGAACCTCCTCGACGGCAGTGAGCAGCCGCTCGCCCCGACCGACCCCGACTACGGCCGCCCCACCACGATCGTCCCCTACCCGGGCGGCACGCTGCGTCACGTCGTGCAGCGCGACGACAGCGGCATGCCCACGGGGCAGGCGGTGATCCGGGTCGACGCCGACGGCCGCGCCGCGCCGATCGCCGAGGTGAGCGGGACGGATGCCATCCTGCAGGCGTGCGCCTCGCCGAGCGGCCAGTACGCCGGCGTCGTCGTCGCGCCCGACCTGCCGACCAACCCCTACGACGACCTGCTGCTCCCGCTGCCGACGACCCTGCACACCCGGCTGATCGACCTGGCCGGGGAGCAGGAGCTGCCGACGCTGAACGGCTTCGACATCTCGTGGTGCCGGGTGGCGCCGCGCCCGTGA
- a CDS encoding TIGR03943 family putative permease subunit — translation MSERLSERNRALLNRWLGVGLAAVIAVVTIVLGVTGRLTLYISPETVWFACAAAVVTLGVAVWSCTLPLGAEEHHAHDHAHEHGTDAGARRTLATAAVISGGVIATGTVLAALVLPPASLSAELAMSRAGERTTLFAGADDVSLGIADTTTFGVGEWSSVFATATRPEAYDGSTVTLTGFVTPSDAGGLNLTRMVITHCVIDAQPASVPLAEPEDAGSLATGDWIEVTGTVRADGDGTLRIEPASVTKVDEPKDPYEY, via the coding sequence TTGTCTGAGCGCCTCTCCGAGCGCAACCGCGCCCTCCTGAACCGCTGGCTCGGCGTCGGCCTCGCCGCCGTCATCGCCGTGGTGACCATCGTCCTCGGCGTCACCGGGCGGCTGACGCTCTACATCAGCCCGGAGACGGTCTGGTTCGCGTGCGCCGCGGCCGTGGTCACGCTCGGCGTCGCGGTGTGGTCGTGCACGCTGCCGCTGGGCGCCGAGGAGCACCACGCGCACGATCACGCGCACGAGCACGGGACGGATGCCGGCGCCCGCCGCACCCTCGCGACCGCGGCGGTCATCAGCGGCGGGGTCATCGCGACCGGCACCGTGCTGGCGGCCCTGGTGCTGCCGCCGGCGTCGCTGTCGGCCGAGCTCGCGATGTCCCGCGCGGGGGAGCGCACGACCCTGTTCGCCGGCGCCGACGACGTCTCGCTCGGGATCGCCGACACCACCACGTTCGGGGTGGGCGAGTGGTCGAGCGTGTTCGCCACGGCCACGCGGCCGGAGGCGTACGACGGCTCGACCGTGACGCTCACCGGTTTCGTCACGCCGTCGGATGCCGGGGGCCTGAACCTCACGCGCATGGTGATCACCCACTGCGTGATCGACGCGCAGCCCGCATCCGTCCCGCTCGCCGAGCCGGAGGACGCCGGCAGCCTCGCGACCGGCGACTGGATCGAGGTCACCGGCACCGTGCGCGCCGACGGGGACGGCACCCTGCGGATCGAGCCGGCCTCGGTGACGAAGGTCGACGAGCCGAAGGACCCGTATGAGTACTGA
- a CDS encoding permease, whose amino-acid sequence MTHTAVPARPATRPPRRVSPWAGAGIGLGILAVLLLIDVFAPALFPAGLPTRMQDGLTLTLSVLIEALPWVILGVVLSIVVQVWLPADALQRWLPWNPWGRRAVLSALGMVVPVCECGNVPFARGLMMRGLGPSDALTFLIAAPIVNPIVILTTHAAFGWDGGILVARLLGGYAIANLIGWIYSRHPDPQAMLTARFVDTCELVTHEPGSPVHRSLTQFLVELRAVMPALVIGSALAGAVQVLVPRDVLLAIGANPVLSIVAMVALAMTVAICSNVDAFFALSFASTFSAGAIIAFLLVGPLVDVKMLALLRTTFTGRVLAGIVGVVVLAACAIGIGVNVLV is encoded by the coding sequence GTGACGCACACCGCCGTTCCGGCTCGCCCGGCGACCCGGCCGCCGCGGCGCGTCTCGCCCTGGGCGGGCGCGGGCATCGGCCTGGGCATCCTGGCCGTGCTGCTCCTCATCGACGTGTTCGCGCCCGCGCTGTTCCCGGCCGGCCTGCCGACGCGGATGCAGGACGGGCTCACGCTCACGCTCAGCGTCCTCATCGAGGCGCTGCCCTGGGTGATCCTGGGCGTCGTGCTGTCGATCGTGGTGCAGGTGTGGCTGCCGGCGGATGCCCTGCAGCGCTGGCTTCCCTGGAATCCCTGGGGCCGCCGGGCCGTGCTGTCCGCGCTCGGCATGGTCGTCCCGGTCTGCGAGTGCGGCAACGTGCCGTTCGCCCGCGGCCTGATGATGCGCGGTCTCGGTCCGTCCGACGCGCTCACCTTCCTCATCGCCGCGCCGATCGTGAACCCGATCGTGATCCTCACCACCCACGCCGCGTTCGGCTGGGACGGCGGCATCCTGGTCGCGCGCCTCCTCGGCGGTTACGCGATCGCCAACCTCATCGGGTGGATCTACAGCCGGCATCCGGACCCGCAGGCGATGCTGACCGCACGGTTCGTGGACACCTGCGAGCTCGTCACGCATGAGCCCGGCAGCCCGGTGCACCGCAGCCTGACCCAGTTCCTCGTCGAGCTGCGCGCCGTGATGCCGGCGCTGGTGATCGGCTCGGCGCTGGCCGGCGCGGTGCAGGTGCTGGTGCCCCGCGACGTGCTGCTCGCGATCGGGGCGAACCCGGTGCTGTCCATCGTCGCCATGGTCGCCCTCGCGATGACCGTGGCGATCTGCTCCAACGTGGACGCGTTCTTCGCGCTGTCGTTCGCCTCCACCTTCTCCGCCGGGGCGATCATCGCGTTCCTGCTGGTCGGACCCCTCGTCGACGTGAAGATGCTCGCCCTGCTGCGCACCACCTTCACCGGCCGGGTGCTGGCGGGGATCGTCGGCGTCGTCGTGCTCGCCGCCTGCGCCATCGGGATCGGGGTGAACGTCCTTGTCTGA
- a CDS encoding Fur family transcriptional regulator: MAQRNTWQRERVRDALADARGFVSAQALHATLREANTGIGLATVYRALAGLAASGDADSLQSPEGEALYRACTTQGHHHHVICRSCGLTVEIEAKDVEQWAQRTASQHGFRDAEHVVDIFGLCASCSAARVRDGGAGE; encoded by the coding sequence ATGGCTCAGCGGAACACCTGGCAGCGCGAACGAGTGCGTGACGCGCTCGCGGACGCGCGCGGGTTCGTGAGCGCGCAGGCCCTGCATGCGACCCTGCGCGAGGCAAACACCGGCATCGGGCTGGCCACGGTCTACCGTGCGCTCGCCGGGCTCGCGGCATCCGGCGACGCCGACTCGCTGCAGAGCCCGGAGGGCGAGGCGCTCTACCGCGCCTGCACCACGCAGGGTCATCACCACCACGTGATCTGCCGCTCCTGCGGGCTGACGGTCGAGATCGAGGCGAAGGACGTCGAGCAGTGGGCGCAGCGCACCGCGTCGCAGCACGGCTTCCGCGACGCCGAGCACGTCGTCGACATCTTCGGCCTGTGCGCCTCGTGCTCAGCGGCACGCGTGCGCGACGGCGGGGCGGGCGAGTGA